A window of uncultured Methanoregula sp. genomic DNA:
TAAAGAAAATTCCCCCGGATATTATCGACCGGTACCCGGATGTCCCATGGAAAGAATTTGCCGGGATGCGGGACAAGATGGTCCACGGGTATTTCTCGATAAGTGCCACGATCCTGTGGGAGACAGTCCAGCATGATCTCTCACCGCTTGCAACTGCGGTGCAGACACTGCTCCGTGAAAAATAATGTAATGGGAATATCGTTTCTGATACACCGGATGAGGTACCGGCATCACCGGCTATTTTCGTCCTGCTCCTGTCTCACGTTGAATATTTGTTATAATACCCGTCCGGCCCCCACCACCCGATCTCGGAAACACCAAAATCATGCACCCGGAGCCGGCGCCAGGTCCGCTCGTGCTGGGTGCGGAGCCAGAGTTCGCGGGGCATCCATTTCGGGAACGGGAGATTGCGGATCTCGCGGAGAACCTCCGGCAGGAGATCGTCGTACGTCATATCCGGATCGATCTGGTACCGGGTCTGCCGGACCCGGACAAGGAACGTGTTTTCCGGTTTGAAGACCATGAGATCATAGCCGATCGCCGGGTTGGCGGTGTTCTCCTGCCACCGGTACCCCATCTTCTCCGCAGACTTCTTCGCCTCATCGATTGCAACAACCGGACGTTTTCCCCGGGCCATGAGGCGTAGGTTTGCCGGTCCTTATTCAAATGATTTCTCGCCCGGAAGCTTACATGTCCGAGAAAATGCACAGCGGGTGAGAGAGAATAAAAATCCCGGATTTTTTTATCGGCCTGCACGTTCCGGAAATCGCCCGGCCATTGCAGGAACACCGAAGGTGCCGGTACTATTTT
This region includes:
- a CDS encoding DUF86 domain-containing protein codes for the protein MSERDTKLYLTDIEDAISAIRSYTNGMTYEQLLGDRKTREAIILNFVVVGEAIKKIPPDIIDRYPDVPWKEFAGMRDKMVHGYFSISATILWETVQHDLSPLATAVQTLLREK